One Gammaproteobacteria bacterium genomic window, ATCAAAGGTCTCTGGGGCCGGCCGACCCTGGAGCAGAATCTCGAAACCCTGCACTGGGTGCGCGATATTCTCGATAAAGGTGCAGAGTGGTTCGCCGAGGGCGGACGGCACGGGCGCAAGGGTTTGCGCGCCTTCTCCGTAAGCGGCCGGGTCAAGAAGCCCGGCGTGCATCGCGCACCCGCTGGCATCACGATGCAGGAACTGATCGACGAATACTGCGACGGCATGGCCGACGGTCACGAGTTTTATGGGTATCTCACCGGCGGCGCCTCGGGCGGCATTCTGCCGGCTTCGATGAGCGACGTTCCGCTGGACTTCGACACCTTGCAGGAACACGGCTGTTTCATCGGCTCGGCCGCCATGATCGTGCTGAGCCAGCACGACACCGCCATGCAGACCGCCCTTAATACCATGCGCTTCTTCAACCACGAATCCTGCGGCAAGTGCACCCCATGTCGCGTCGGCACCGCCAAGGCCGCCGGGCTGATGGCGGAGTCCAAGTGGGATCTGGAGAAACTAAACGACCTCGCTACCGTCATGGTCGATGCCTCGATCTGCGGGCTCGGTCAGGCGGCGCCGAATAATTTGAAGTCGGTGATGAAGTATTTCCCGGAGGAACTCAAAAATGGCAGCTAACCCCGAATATTTTCCCGAGACCATCGAATTTACGCTCAATGGCAATCAGGTCTCGGCTTACGAAGGCGAGACCATCCTGCTGGCCGCGCAGCGGCATGGCGTCGAAATCCCCAACTTGTGCTA contains:
- a CDS encoding SLBB domain-containing protein; its protein translation is IKGLWGRPTLEQNLETLHWVRDILDKGAEWFAEGGRHGRKGLRAFSVSGRVKKPGVHRAPAGITMQELIDEYCDGMADGHEFYGYLTGGASGGILPASMSDVPLDFDTLQEHGCFIGSAAMIVLSQHDTAMQTALNTMRFFNHESCGKCTPCRVGTAKAAGLMAESKWDLEKLNDLATVMVDASICGLGQAAPNNLKSVMKYFPEELKNGS